Proteins from a genomic interval of Gadus macrocephalus chromosome 2, ASM3116895v1:
- the mchr1b gene encoding melanin-concentrating hormone receptor 1, which translates to MASMFGLICVLGIIGNAVVLCTTVNKIRFRAQQTVPDIFVFSLSVVDLLFLLGMPFLIHQLVGNGSWCFGGTMCTVITALDSNSQLVSTYILTVMSLDRYLATVHPIRFNHLRTPRAAGAAVGLVWLFSLASITPVWMYAGLMPLPDGSVGCALLLPRPATDTTWFTLYQFVLAFALPLAVICGVYVRILHSMWATVAPLPQRRRRARTRKVTRLAVAICLAFFLCWAPYHTLQLVHLGVQRPTPLFVYAYNVAISLGYANSCINPFLYILLSQSFQRQLMVAVRHKHRRLRVEPATAPNPAPNPVPDRPTLESLAPGPLISGCLAPERLVPEGLAPERLAPECLAPEHLAPGRLAPEGPCQPPGSRSFQEMALPVVAH; encoded by the coding sequence ATGGCGAGCATGTTTGGTCTGATCTGCGTCCTGGGGATCATCGGCAACGCCGTGGTGCTCTGTACCACCGTGAACAAGATCCGCTTCCGCGCACAGCAGACCGTGCCTGACATCTTCGTGTTCAGCCTGTCCGTGGTGGACCTCCTATTCCTGCTCGGCATGCCCTTCCTCATCCACCAGCTGGTGGGCAACGGCTCGTGGTGCTTCGGCGGCACCATGTGCACGGTGATCACGGCGCTGGACTCCAACAGCCAGCTGGTGAGCACCTACATCCTGACGGTGATGAGCCTGGACCGCTACCTGGCCACGGTGCACCCCATCCGCTTCAACCACCTGCGCACGCCGCGCGCCGCCGGGGCTGCCGTGGGCCTGGTGTGGCTCTTCTCGCTGGCGTCTATCACGCCCGTGTGGATGTACGCCGGCCTGATGCCGCTGCCGGACGGCTCGGTGGGCTGCGCCCTGCTGCTGCCCCGCCCCGCCACCGACACCACCTGGTTCACACTCTACCAGTTCGTCCTGGCCTTCGCGCTGCCGCTGGCCGTCATCTGCGGCGTGTACGTCCGCATCCTCCACAGCATGTGGGCCACGGTGGCGCCGCTGCCCCAGCGCCGGCGCCGAGCGCGGACCCGCAAGGTGACCCGCCTGGCGGTGGCCATCTGCCTGGCCTTCTTCCTGTGCTGGGCGCCGTACCACACGCTGCAGCTGGTGCACCTGGGCGTGCAGCGGCCAACGCCGCTCTTCGTGTATGCCTACAACGTGGCCATCAGCTTGGGCTACGCTAACAGCTGCATCAACCCCTTCCTCTACATCCTGTTGAGCCAGAGCTTCCAGAGGCAGCTGATGGTGGCTGTGCGGCACAAGCACCGCCGCCTCCGTGTGGAGCCCGCCACCGCGCCGAACCCCGCGCCGAATCCCGTGCCCGACCGCCCCACGCTGGAGAGCCTGGCCCCTGGCCCCCTGATCTCTGGATGTCTGGCTCCTGAACGGCTTGTCCCTGAGGGCCTGGCCCCTGAACGTCTGGCTCCTGAATGCCTGGCCCCTGAACACCTGGCCCCTGGCCGTCTGGCCCCTGAGGGCCCCTGCCAGCCCCCTGGCTCACGCTCCTTCCAGGAAATGGCGCTGCCCGTGGTGGCGCACTGA